Proteins encoded together in one Phyllostomus discolor isolate MPI-MPIP mPhyDis1 chromosome 6, mPhyDis1.pri.v3, whole genome shotgun sequence window:
- the LOC114498921 gene encoding putative olfactory receptor 52P1, protein MLIFNHSRTLTFTLMGIPGLESQHLWLSLPFSFMFLAILIGNGAILILVATEPTLHTPMYLLLALLMVADLISTLALLPKLLCLFWFNDQDIAFNACFIQMFFIHGASVVRSALLVAMAFDRFVAVCKPLHYNTILNHSLVGRLGLVALAKGVILVLPMPLLLQRLTFCHMVIPHTYCDHMAVVKMACDHTRPNRIYGLFVILLVVGLDLLLIGFSYGLILQAVVRLDSQNAIFKALNTCSAHLFVIIVTYVPALFSSFTHRIGLNIPPEAHILLANLYLLLPSMLNPIIYGIKMKKIQGKVAKCLCKKTCIGYGSTQQT, encoded by the coding sequence ATGCTCATCTTCAACCATTCCAGAACCCTGACCTTTACTTTGATGGGCATCCCAGGCTTAGAATCACAGCACTTGTGGctatctcttcctttctccttcatgTTTTTGGCTATCCTCATTGGCAATGGTGCTATCCTCATCTTGGTGGCCACAGAACCCACACTTCATACACCAATGTACCTGCTCCTGGCCCTGCTGATGGTGGCTGACCTCATATCTACTCTGGCTCTGTTGCCCAAGCTGCTCTGCCTCTTCTGGTTCAATGATCAGGACATAGCTTTCAATGCTTGTTTCATCCAGATGTTTTTCATCCATGGAGCATCTGTGGTACGATCAGCTCTACTTGTTGCAATGGCTTTTGACCGCTTCGTGGCTGTGTGTAAACCATTGCACTACAACACAATTCTGAACCATTCCTTAGTTGGACGCCTGGGACTAGTAGCTCTAGCCAAGGGTGTGATTCTTGTCCTGCCTATGCCTCTTCTACTTCAGAGGTTGACATTCTGCCACATGGTCATTCCTCACACTTACTGTGACCACATGGCTGTGGTAAAAATGGCCTGTGACCACACAAGACCTAATCGTATCTATGGGCTCTTCGTGATTCTGCTCGTGGTGGGACTTGATTTGCTGCTTATTGGCTTCTCGTATGGTCTCATCCTACAGGCTGTGGTACGCCTCGACTCTCAAAATGCCATCTTCAAAGCTCTCAACACCTGTTCGGCCCACCTCTTTGTCATCATTGTCACTTATGTGCCTGCACTGTTTTCCTCCTTCACCCACCGCATTGGTCTCAATATCCCACCTGAAGCCCACATTCTCCTTGCCAATCTCTACCTTCTTCTACCTTCAATGCTCAACCCCATCATCTAtggtataaaaatgaagaaaatacaaggcAAGGTGGCCAAATGCCTGTGCAAAAAAACCTGCATAGGCTATGGGTCCACACAACAAACTTGA